TTGGTTTAGGCTTGAGGTGAGACTCTTCGCTGATGCGGGTGCCAAACCCGCCAGCCAGGATGACGACCTTCATCGATTAAAGCGTTGTTTGGCGAGTGCGCGCGGGGGCCACGGACTCGTGCCAATTCTTAAACATTGTCATACTTGGGCTTAACGGCCCTCCTAAAGACGACTTTAGATTTTGTTAAATTGCCCTCCTGGCGTGGCGGCTGGGCAGGCCTTCGCCTCCGCCAGAGGACGCGTGCTCAGGGGGCGAACATGGTTTCTGTATGGCCATACCGCGATTACTCGATTCGGATCATGGCACTATTCGGCAAAGTGAAACACGGTGTCCGGTAATCGATTCCATGGAGGGAACAACTAGGTCATGAGCTTACGTCTGGGTTTAAACGTGGGTGGCGCCGGTAGCGCCGCGCAGATGGAATTGATCCTGGAGGCGGAACGTCTCGGCTTCGATTCCGCGTGGTGCAGCGAGGCCTATGGCGCCGACGCGGTGTCATGCCTTGCCTGGATTGGGGCGCGCACCACGCGTCTACGAATCGGATCTTCCATCCTGCAAATCCCCGCGCGCACGCCCTCCATGACGGCCATGACCGCCATGAGCTTGGACCAGCTTTCCGGCGGTCGCTTTATTCTCGGCCTAGGGCCGTCGGGCCCGCAGGTGGTGGAAGGCTGGTATGGCGTGCCCTATGGCAAGCCTCTCTCGCGCATGCGCGAGTACGTCTCCATCATCCGCGCCATTCTCGCGCGCGAGGCGCCGCTCACGCACCAAGGGGAGCATTACCAGATTCCCTACACCGGCCCTGGCTCCACCGGCTTGGGCAAGCCGCTGAAGAGCATTCTTCACGGCCGGCGCGATTTGCCTATCTACACGGCCGCCATCACACCGAGCGGAATTGCCTTGGCGGGGGAAATCGCCGATGGTGTGCTGCTCTTGATGATGGATCCGGAGCGCACGGATTTGATCGAACCGCATGTTCTAGAGGGCATGCGGCGGGCGGGGCGGCCACCGGATCTGTCGAAGTTCGACATCGCGCCCTATGTTCCGGTGCGCATGGGAGACGATCTTGCCGAATGCCGGCGACCCATCAAGGAGTGGCTGGCGCTCTACATCGGCGGCATGGGGGCTCGCGGCAAGAATTTCTACAACGATTACGCGCGGCGCTTGGGCTATGAAGCCGCGGCCGCCACCATCCAAGACCTGTTCCTGAGCGGGCGTAAAGCGGAAGCCGCCGCGGCCGTGCCCGACGCCCTGATCGACGCTGTAGCGCTCATAGGGCCCGCCGCGCGCATCCGCGGCCGGCTGGGCGCATGGAAGCAAGCCGCAAAGCGCGGGAGCGTGCGTACGATGATCCTGATGATGGGCGGCAAGGAAGAGCTACGCGTGGTTTCGGAGTGTGTTGCCCCGTAGCGCGGGCGCTATACTGGTTTCCACGCAATCACTTCGTTAGCGAACATGCGCAGCCACCACGACATGGGCGGATTGCCAGCCGGCCACATCGATCACGCCGAACACGATTACGCTCTGTGGGAAAAGCGTGTGGATGCCATCATGGTTTTGCTGTCCAAGAAGGGCATGCTAACCGTGGACGAATTGCGCAAGAATATCGAGGGCCTGGGCCCCAAGGCCTACGACGGCATGACGTACTACGAGCGCTGGATTTACTCCGTCGGCCAAACCCTGCTACAGCGCGGTATCATTACCATCGACGAGCTGGGCCGCAAGATCGAAGAGGCGAAGGCGAGGGGCCATGGCTGAAGCATACGCACCGCGCTTCAAGGCGGGTGACACCGTTTCGGTGCGCGCGGCCTATCCTATCGGCCATGTGCGCACGCCCTACTACATTCGCGGGAAACGCGGCGTGATCGAGCGTTTGTGCGGCGCTTACGCAAACCCGGAGGAACTCGCCTATGCGCGCCCCGGTACGCCCAAACAACCCTTGTACCGGGTGCGCTTCTTACAAAGGGAAGTGTGGCCGGCCTACCGCGGTAATGACCGAGACAGTATCGACATCGAGATCTATCAGCACTGGCTGGAACCTGGAGAGTGACCCATGGCACACGAACACCACGACCACCATGATCATGATCACGCACCCCACAATCCCCCGCGGCCGGACCTGGACGATAGCATCACTTACTGGCGTGCGATGGAAATCGCGATTCGCGAATTGCTGATCGAAAAAGGCCACCTCGGCGCGGAAGAAATTCGCAGGCAAGTGGAGGACATGGATAGCCGCTCGCCGGTGCTGGGTGGTCGTGTTGTCGCCCGCGCGTGGACCAATCCCGCTTTTAAGGAGCAACTACTCAGCGAAGGCAACGACGCCGTCGAGTCCCTCGGGGTCGATCGCGGTCTTTACAAGCTGGTGGTGGTGGAGAACACCGATGCCGTTCACAACGTCGTCGTGTGTACGCTGTGTTCCTGCTACCCGAGGTGGCTGCTGGGGCTTCCGCCCGATTGGTACAAGAGCCGTAACTACCGCTCGCGCACCGTGAACGAGCCGCGCGAGGTGCTGAAGGAGTTCGGCACCACGGTTCCCGATGACGTGGTAATCCGCGTGCACGACTCCACCGCCGACATGCGCTATCTGGTGCTGCCAAAGCGCCCCGAAGGCACGGAAGGTTGGAGCGAAGAGCAGTTGGCCCAAATCGTCACGCGCGATTCCATGATCGGCGTCGCCCAGCCCCAAGCCCCCAGCCCCTAGCCCCTGCACTTGGAATGCTCCCCCTTCAAGGCATTACCGTAGTTTCGCTGGAACAAGCCGTTGCCGCCCCCTTCACTACCCGCCAACTGGCCGACCTGGGTGCTCGCGTCATCAAGATCGAGCGCCCGGGTGCCGGCGATTTCGCGCGCGGTTACGACAAGACGGTGCTGGGCCAATCGTCCCATTTCGTCTGGCTGAATCGTTCGAAGGAAAGCCTTACGCTGGATGTGAAGCACCCGGATGCGCCAGAGATCTTGCACCGCCTGCTCTCGAAGGCCGATGTCTTCGTGCAGAATCTGATCCCCGGCGCGGCGGCGCGCTTGGGCCTGGCGTCCGATGCGTTGCTGGATAAATATCCGGGCATCATCGCTTGCAATATTTCCGGCTACGGCCCCGATGGGCCCTATAGCGATAAAAAAGCCTACGATTTGCTGATCCAATGCGAGTCGGGATTGGTTTC
Above is a genomic segment from Betaproteobacteria bacterium containing:
- the nthA gene encoding nitrile hydratase subunit alpha — translated: MAHEHHDHHDHDHAPHNPPRPDLDDSITYWRAMEIAIRELLIEKGHLGAEEIRRQVEDMDSRSPVLGGRVVARAWTNPAFKEQLLSEGNDAVESLGVDRGLYKLVVVENTDAVHNVVVCTLCSCYPRWLLGLPPDWYKSRNYRSRTVNEPREVLKEFGTTVPDDVVIRVHDSTADMRYLVLPKRPEGTEGWSEEQLAQIVTRDSMIGVAQPQAPSP
- a CDS encoding nitrile hydratase subunit beta, with translation MRSHHDMGGLPAGHIDHAEHDYALWEKRVDAIMVLLSKKGMLTVDELRKNIEGLGPKAYDGMTYYERWIYSVGQTLLQRGIITIDELGRKIEEAKARGHG
- a CDS encoding LLM class F420-dependent oxidoreductase, translating into MSLRLGLNVGGAGSAAQMELILEAERLGFDSAWCSEAYGADAVSCLAWIGARTTRLRIGSSILQIPARTPSMTAMTAMSLDQLSGGRFILGLGPSGPQVVEGWYGVPYGKPLSRMREYVSIIRAILAREAPLTHQGEHYQIPYTGPGSTGLGKPLKSILHGRRDLPIYTAAITPSGIALAGEIADGVLLLMMDPERTDLIEPHVLEGMRRAGRPPDLSKFDIAPYVPVRMGDDLAECRRPIKEWLALYIGGMGARGKNFYNDYARRLGYEAAAATIQDLFLSGRKAEAAAAVPDALIDAVALIGPAARIRGRLGAWKQAAKRGSVRTMILMMGGKEELRVVSECVAP
- a CDS encoding nitrile hydratase subunit beta, whose amino-acid sequence is MAEAYAPRFKAGDTVSVRAAYPIGHVRTPYYIRGKRGVIERLCGAYANPEELAYARPGTPKQPLYRVRFLQREVWPAYRGNDRDSIDIEIYQHWLEPGE